ATCGGGCAAATGGAACCCTGCACCAGCACTCTGCTGTTCACCAACACCCGCAACCAGGCTGAGCGCTGGTTCCAGTGTCTGCGCTATGCCTGTCCTGAAATGGAAGGACTGCTGGCCCTCCATCACAGCGCCCTGGATCGCAGTGAAAGAGAGGCCATTGAAGCTGCTGTCAAAGCGGGTTCGATGCTCTGGGTGGTCTGCACCAGCTCCCTCGATCTGGGAGTGGACTTTCAACCCGTGGAGCGAGTTGTTCAGATCGGATCACCAAAAAATCTGGCACGCCTGCTGCAGCGTGCAGGACGCTCAGCGCACTTGCCGGGTGGAACCTCAAAGGTGTTGTTCATGCCGACCAACGCCCTGGAACTTCTGGAGCTGAGTGCCGTTCGCCGCGGGCTTGACAACGGCATGGTGGAAGAGCGACGCCCACCCAACCAACCGCTGGATGTTCTGCTGCAACATCTGACGACGCTGGCATGTGGACCTGGTTTCAGGCCTGACGAAACGCTTACTGCCATTCGCAGCACAAGCTCCTACAAAAAACTGGAGCAGAGTGACTGGGAGTGGTGTCTGCGCTTTCTTGAACACGGAGGTGATTGCCTCGGTGCCTACCCCCGTTACCAAAAACTGCACAGCACGGATGACGGCCGTTTCGTCATTCGCGATAACGCCATCGCAAGACTGCATCGCTTCAACATCGGCACAATCACATCGGCACCCGCAATCCGGGTTCGGTTCGTGCGAGGATCAGTATTGGGACATGTTGAGGAAACATTCATAAGCCAGCTGAAGCCGAGGGATGTGTTCTTTTTCGCAGGACGTCAGCTGGAATTCGTGAGACTTCGCGACATGACGGCCTACGTGAAGACCACATCGAAAAAAAGCACAGCTGTTCCAGCCTGGGCCGGCGGGCAGATGTCGCTCTCAGATCTGCTGACCCACCATCTGCGAGAAGAGGTTGCAAGAGCCGGGCGTGGCGAACTGGATACACCGGAGCTCAATGCGCTTGAACCACTGTTTGAACGCCAGATGGATCTGTCAGCCCTGCCATCGAGTGAACAGTTGCTGATTGAAACCTGCCGCACACGCGAAGGCATGCATCTTTACGCCTATCCGTTTGAAGGCCGATTTGTGCACGAGGGCCTTGGTTTTTTATGGGCCACACGACTGACAAGACGCCATCGCGGCACGATCACGGTGTCAGTGAATGACTACGGTTTCGAACTGCTGGCGCCCAGGGGATATCCCATGGATGACCTGCTGGACGAGCATCTGGAGGAGCTGCTCGACGACAATGATCTGGAAACAGATCTGGAACAGGCACTGAATCTTTCGGAGCTGTGTCGACGCCGGTTCCGTGGTATCGCCCAGGTGGCAGGTTTACTTGTTCAGGGCTTCCCTGGAAAGAGCAAAAGCGCTGGACAGTTGCAGATCAGCGGCTCACTGCTGTGGGAGGTGTTCAACAAACATGAACCCAACAATCTTCTTGTTCGCCAAGCGCGACACGAAGTGCTGCAAGAGCAGCTTGAACTACCGCGGCTACGCAGTGCACTGAAAAGAATGCAACGCGGAGAAACACTGCACTGCCCTACGCCACGCCCAACGCCACTGGCTTTTCCATTACTGGTGGAAAGGCTCAACAACCGTATGAGCAACGAGTCCGTCCTGGAACGCATCAAACGCATGCAATATGAAGCACTGCGAAATGAACAATAAGCAAAGCCAATTAACTGTTACAACGATTACAGCCAAGAGTCAAATCGCTTGTCGCAAACTGCGTATCAGCGATTAACGCGATTCAAAATACAAAACAGACGGCAAAGGAAGGTTTAAACTAAATCAGAGGAGCGCAACAGGCTAATATAAATATATTAAACAGGATCAATTATAACAAAACAAAAAAATTAGAAGAGGTTTATCGTTGAAAGAGTGCTCATCTTAAGAACTAAAAATAAATCCACTACTTATAGAATGTACATTCGAAATAGTCTCAAAAGAGCAGCACGAAAAGTGAATCTTACAATGCATCAAGAACCGTCATTACTATAGTGCCTGTATTTCCTGGACCCTGTTTACAGCCGTCTCCCTTGCCACCGGCAACAGCCTCCATTTCCTCCTCTGAAAGCTCTGACATTTTTGATTTGAATGCCGTTCGTAGATCCTCAGCACTGATTTCAATACCATAATCTGCAGCAAGCTTAACGGCTTCTTCAGCGGTAGTGGCGGCGGTAATTGACTGCCTAAATTCGGAATTCGTCGAAAGCAAATTCAAAAGATCTTCTTGGGCTGACATGTTAAAAAACAATACTTTTTTTAGTTTACGTGAAAAGTACAAAATGGCGATCAAACAAAAGAATTGTTTTATAATTGATGGAAACAATATAATGGGCATCACTTGCTACTCAGAAGGACTGGAATTAAGAGTTCAAATTTGCGTAATCAACGCTAAGGCCGAATAAAATTGACCGAAGAAGTACATGAAAGGTAAGAGCGTATGCACCTGTAGAAGTAAGGACGTGCAAATCCTTTATCCAAGGATGATGAAGGATGCAAAAAACTGTATAATGAGTTCGCAAGCAAAAGTTAGACAGTAAACCATTCACCCATAACAAGGCGGAGGAGAAGAAGGATTAACGCCAAAAAAGATCCCACGAAAAACGCTGGGTAGACGGGATGCTATTCGATACAGCAATCTAAGAGATAAACAAGCAGTGGCGGCCGTTCATGCTCGGAGCCGACTTAACGAAATACGGCGTTAATCAGGCTGCTGAAGCAATGAAGCAGCCACTGCAGATCACAATGACATTCTAACGATTTCAAGAGCCAAGCATAAAGCGCCTGCACGCCATAACCAATATGTCCTCGGTGTTGATCCTGATGGTGCTCTGGCAGCCAACGAGCAACGCCGCAAACGCAAGGCTACGATTCTCAAGGACTTCAAAGATGAAGTGATGGATTTCATCAAAGAAGCGGCCTACCTCTTCGACAGAAATCAGCACTCGAATCAAAAACTTAATCAAGCCTTGACCATTGCCCGTGAGGCAATGGATCAAGCCCACGAAGACCTGCAATGGGGTGACTAACGACAGTTAACTGCTGCACTAATACACTCCAGCAGCTGTTTACAGCAGCGATAGGGAAACTCCAGCTCAAGCCGCACTGACCAATCGCTAGAGCGACCCGAAACTCTCTCTCGAAACTGCATGCAAAACCTTCAACGCCTGAAGGTTCTCAAGACGTTTCTGCGCCTGGGTCAGCATCGCTCTCACATGTGGGGCACAAGCATCAACCAAGGCAGCACCTTCAGAGGCTTCAGCCTTTGTGATTTCAATACAAGGGTCAATTTGGTGCTCAACGGGAAGTTCCTCGTCGAGCGACACCAAGGCAGGGCCTGCAGTAACTAACAGCAGTTGAGGAAATGACCGTCGTGTGTCCTCTGAGAAGGGCTGCATCAACAAGTTATTTAGGGCTTTTCAAGTCTGGCGACTGCAGAAATATGCACCAAACGGGGGAGCTAGGCGCATGGAAGATCACCCTTCCGGGTGATGTGAGTCCGATTGATTCAAGAGATGGTGAAGAGGTCCAGGAGGGATGACCTCCTTTCACTCCCAAAACAATGAGACTCTTTCCTGCAATCGCTGCCATTACTGTTGTCGGAGCAACATTGAATGTAAGTCCGGCAAGGGCATTTGGCTTAGGAAAATTAATTAATGCGGCTGTCGGAGCCTCAGTCGCACAGCCAGTAGCGGCCCCGCAACAATCCAGCACTAATGGATCACGCGCTAACGGTCTCAGCGGTGCATCTGGAGGAAACGGAACTACCGTCAGCGGTCAAGACAACACAGTGAATACTCAACAAGTGACGCATATTCACCACCACCATTACACAACAAACACTACAGAAAACAACATTAGTTTTACTACTAACGCTCATTAAAATTTGATGTTTTGAGTCGGGAAGCCTGAAGCCATGGAAGCAAGGCTGAGAGCTATACAAGACCTAAAAGGGAAAAGCAGGGGGCGTTGAGTGACGCTATCGATCTCCCGACTGAACATTCTCAAGCAAACAGCATCTTTCTATTGCTTTAATACGCCAGCAACCGTTAGCGCTGCTTCTGTTAATAGACACCCCTTATTTAAAAAAGACCTAAGGCACGCTATTCTACTTTGATCATCGCGAAAATTAGCCGAAAAAGTAATTGAAGTGTGCTCAAAGTATAAGACAACTGATTGAGTGAAGAGCATCGAAAAGATGTCAATCATTTTTATGTCCTCATAGTTACAGCTACTCAAACCAAAAGCACCACGATACTCGATATGATTTTCGTATAGCCTCAGAGCTGG
Above is a window of Synechococcus sp. BIOS-E4-1 DNA encoding:
- a CDS encoding Nif11-like leader peptide family natural product precursor, with the protein product MPIILFPSIIKQFFCLIAILYFSRKLKKVLFFNMSAQEDLLNLLSTNSEFRQSITAATTAEEAVKLAADYGIEISAEDLRTAFKSKMSELSEEEMEAVAGGKGDGCKQGPGNTGTIVMTVLDAL
- a CDS encoding ligase-associated DNA damage response DEXH box helicase, producing the protein MLAPILDWFEHQGWEPLPFQTRTWEAHLLGFSGLIQVPTGSGKTYAAVMGQIAHMLETPAEQSGVRLLYLTPLRALSRDLAVALKQPIETMGWPLRVGIRNGDTATAERNRQTRTPPEILITTPESLCVLLAGRHCEALFSTLETVILDEWHELIGSKRGVQTELALSWLRQQRPRLQTWAISATIGNLEESARHALGVNGEPCLITGAPKRGLDVTSILPDSIDGFPWGGHLGLRRYEDLIGQMEPCTSTLLFTNTRNQAERWFQCLRYACPEMEGLLALHHSALDRSEREAIEAAVKAGSMLWVVCTSSLDLGVDFQPVERVVQIGSPKNLARLLQRAGRSAHLPGGTSKVLFMPTNALELLELSAVRRGLDNGMVEERRPPNQPLDVLLQHLTTLACGPGFRPDETLTAIRSTSSYKKLEQSDWEWCLRFLEHGGDCLGAYPRYQKLHSTDDGRFVIRDNAIARLHRFNIGTITSAPAIRVRFVRGSVLGHVEETFISQLKPRDVFFFAGRQLEFVRLRDMTAYVKTTSKKSTAVPAWAGGQMSLSDLLTHHLREEVARAGRGELDTPELNALEPLFERQMDLSALPSSEQLLIETCRTREGMHLYAYPFEGRFVHEGLGFLWATRLTRRHRGTITVSVNDYGFELLAPRGYPMDDLLDEHLEELLDDNDLETDLEQALNLSELCRRRFRGIAQVAGLLVQGFPGKSKSAGQLQISGSLLWEVFNKHEPNNLLVRQARHEVLQEQLELPRLRSALKRMQRGETLHCPTPRPTPLAFPLLVERLNNRMSNESVLERIKRMQYEALRNEQ